In Desulfobacterales bacterium, the genomic stretch TTTGGGCGGAGAAATCGAACTGGGCAAGGGCGAAATCCAGACCAAGGGACAGAAAAAAAGATCCATCCTGGCGGATGCATTTGAGGCACTGACTGCGGCGGTCTACCTGGATAGTGGATTTGACCGGACGTTTCAGATGATTGCCAACCTGTTTGACCCGCTTCTGGATCAGATTGAGATGCCTGAGCAGTTCCGGGATTTTAAAAGCCGCCTCCAGGAGATGGTCCAGACCAAACTCAAAGAAACCCCGGTCTATTTTGTTATCGAAGAATCCGGGCCGGATCATGACAAGACCTTCAAGGTGGAGCTCTCCATCGGGGCGACGCGAACCCAGGGCACGGGCAAAAGCAAAAAAAGCGCTGAGCAGGCCGCCGCCCGAAAGGCGCTGGACCGGCTTGAAGCCAAAGAATGAGCAAACCCTTTATCATCCCGATTTTTCTCCCTCACGCGGGCTGCCCCCACAGATGCGTATTCTGCAATCAAACCGCCATCACCGGAAATAACGAGCCCTTTCCCTCGGCCGAGGGGCTGCGTGGTGAGATCGACCGGCTGATGCCGTATAAAGGCAAAAACCGGGGAAAAACCGAAATCTCCTTTTTCGGGGGAAATTTTCTGGGCCTGCCGCCGGAAAAAATCCGGATGTGTCTGGATGTTGCGGCAGCATATGCAGACTCGCAGATGATCGACAGCATCCGCTGCTCCACCCGGCCGGATACGATCACCCCGGAGACGCTCAAACAGATTGCGCCTTTCCCGGTCAGAACGATCGAAATCGGGGTCCAGTCCATGGCCGAAAATGTGCTCGCGCTTTCACGGCGGGGCCATGACGCAGCGGCCGTTCGGCAGGCCATGGCCTTGTTAAAGCAAGCGGGCTACCAAACCGGCATTCAAGTGATGATCGGCCTTCCCGGTGATAATGCCGTGGCCGCCGCCTTAACCGCCCGGGAAATTGTGGAAATGGCGCCGGATTTTGTCCGGATCTATCCCACCCTGGTGATTAAAGGCAGTCCCCTTGCCCGCTGGTACCGGGAAAAGCGCTATACACCGCTATCCCTTGCCGCCTGTGTCGCCCGCCTTAAACAGTTATATCATCTGTTTACAAAAAATCAGATCAAGGTGATCCGGATGGGACTTCAGGCAACAGAAGGGCTGTCTGCAGACAACGTGATTGCCGGTCCCTATCACCCGGCCCTGGGCCATATGGTGCTCTCAACGATCATGCTGGATCAGGCCACGCACCAGCTGCAGCATATTTCCCTGCCCCGGCACCACATAAACCTCCGGATCCACCCGAAAAGCATCTCCCGGATGCAGGGTTTAAACAAGCAAAACCTCACGGTTTTAAAAGACGCCTTTGATCTCACCCGCATCTGCCTGCTGCCTGATCCGGAAATGCCGGAACTATCCGTAATTGCTGAATAAGCAACACCTTATTGGCACCGGCGGTCCTCGCGCTGACAAAACCGCTGGTATTCGTACATTTTGGCCAGGGATTTCACCGCCTGCTCCGGCGCGGGAAAGAAAAGCCCTTTGTATTTGCGGTCTTCAAGGGTATAGACCGTCCGGTCGGTTTCATCCTTTACCATGCTCACCCCGAGCACCGGTTTCGGATGCTGCTCCATTAAGGACACGATGTGCGCAATGTATTGATCCTCAAATTCAGCATGGGACCGATTGATTTTTTCAAGAAAATCCGCCGGGCATGCGGGATCGGCCTGGCGCACCGAATCGGCCAGCCGGGAGACCATATGCCGTCTGCCCATGATGCCTAAGTTGATCACCGCATCACAGCCGTCCCATTTCATTAATGCCTCAAGAACAGTTATCGGAATACTTGGATCATTCTCCCCCACCAGATCAATGGGGTTTGACCGGCTCCAGTACGGGGGCAGGATCTGATTGACGGCCTCGATAATATTCGGATCGAGCTCCGGTACCGTCAGGCCGTAGGCCTCGCACAGGTCTGCGGCCACCACACCCCAGCCGCCGCCCAGGGTCATAATCGCCACCCGGCTGCCGGCGGGCAGGGGCAGGGATGAGAACGCGGCTGACAAATCCAAAAGATCCATGGGTTTTTCCACCTTCACGATCCCGGCCTGCCGGCAGACCGCATTAAACACCCGGTTGTTTGAGGCCAGCGCGCCGGTATGGCTGGCGGCTGCCTTGATCCCGGCCTTTGTCTGGCCGCCCTTGAGCAGCACGATGGGTTTTTTCCGGCCCACCCGGCGGGCGCTTTCAAAAAACCGGCGGCCGTTTTTCACGCTTTCGATATAGAGCATCACGGTTTCAGTCAGTTCATCCACCTCAAATGCGTCAAGATAATCCTCTATGGTGATCATGGCCTCGTTGCCGGAACCGCAAAAACCACGGATGCCGATTCCCTGGAGTTCGGCAAAGGCTAAGAGCTGCTGGCCCATGTTGCCGGACTGGGCCACAACACTGGTCGCCCCGGGTTTGGGCCGCACATGGCTGCCGGTGCAATAAAAATTGATATGCGGATTGGATATGCCCATGGTATTTGGCCCGATAATATGAATTCCGGCGGCCCGGGCCGCATCCACCAGTTCCTGCTCCTGTTGCGCCCCCTCCGCACCGGTTTCAGAAAAGCCCGAGGCAATAAGAAGCATATTGCGGATTCCCTTTTCCTTAAACTGCGGAATCAAACCCTTAACCTTGGCCGCGGGAATGGTCACCACTCCCACATCCACCGGGCCGGGGATATCTTCGATGGACGGGTAAACCGGCCGGCCGGCGATGGTGCCGCCCTTGGGGTTGACCAGATAAATATCGCCTTCGAATCCGCCGCTGATGGTGTTGGTTAAAAGGTTGTATCCCCACTTGCCGATCTGGCTTGAAGCCCCCACAAAGGCCACGGACCGGGGATAAAACAATCCGCCCACGTGTCGGGGATCGACCGGCGGCGGAAATTGTTTTGCGCTTTGCCCGCCGCCCTTAATCACCAGGGCATCCACGGCCACTGGACTTCCGTCCGGGTCAATCAGCAGCGGGTTTATATCAACTTCCCGGATATCGGGATTTTCTTCGGCAAGCCGGGACAATCCCGTCAGGGTTTGAATCAACCGGTCCCGGTTGACCGGCGCTTCCCCCCGGACCGCGCCCAGCATAGACGAGGCGCGCAGTTCGGTGATCATTTCAGCCGCATCCGCCTGGGATATGGGCGCCAGCCGAAAGGTCACATCAGAGAGCACTTCGGTAAAAATCCCCCCTAAACCGAACATCACCACCGGACCGTATTGGGCGTCATTAAAGAGCCCGGCCACAAATTCCCGTTTGCCTGAGATTTGGGGCTGAATGAGGTAGGCCGCCAGGCGGTCGCCCGCAGATTTATAAACCGCTTTGGCCGCGGCTTCTACGGACGCCTCGCTTTCCAGATTCAAGTGGACCAGTTGATTTTCTGTTTTATGCAGCAGTTCTGGGCCGAGCCCCTTAAGCACCACCGGAAAACCGATTTCTCTGGCGGCGGCCACCGCTTCCGGAATATCTGCGGCTTTTTTCTCCGAAACCACCGGCACCCCGTAGCCGGCAAGAAACGCCTTGGCATCGTATTCGGACAGGACCGTGCGGCGCTCCGACTGGACCGGCTGTGTATCTTTATTCGTTGCATCCATATTTAAATTCCTTAACCCTAAACTTCCTGAAGTTAATTAAAAATACCCCCAGATTTGCTTTGTCCCCCTTTTAGTTCAGGCCTTTTTTATAAAATTCCTCCGAATCAACGGCATCCGGGGCCTGGGTCTTCTGTTTGGGCGCCGTGCCCTCTTTGAAACATTCATAGGCGGTATGCCTGGACTCAGGGATGGGCAAAAGCCCGGTCTTCAGATCAATCTTGCTAAATACCACGCTGTCCGGAACCGGAAAAATCTTCTCCGGTTTATCCGCCAGGGCCTGTTTCATAAAATCAAGCCATATCGGGCTGGCCGCCCGGGAGCCGGTCTCTTTTCTGCCAAGGGGGGCTTCCTCATCAAACCCCACCCATACAGCGGTCACGTATCTGGGGGTATACCCCACAAACCAGGCATCATAGAGGTTATTGGTGGTGCCGGTTTTACCGGCCACCGGCCGCTCCAGCGCCCTGACCCGCCAACCCGTCCCGTGTTCGACGACCTCCTTCAACAAATGCGTAATAATGTAGGCGGTGCTTTTTTCGATGACCTGTTCGGGCGCTTGATCCGGTTCATAAATCACATTGCCCTGGCGGTCCTCGATACGGGTGATAAATTGCGGTTCAATCATCGACCCCTGGTTGGCAAACACGGAATAGGCCCGCCCTATCTCCAGCAGGGAGATGCCGGATGAGCCCAGCGCCAGGGACAGATCCCGGCTGAGATGACTCTTTATCCCCAGTTTCCGGGCGTACTCGATGGTATAGTCGATTCCGATATCCCGTAAAATCTTAACTGTAATGATGTTCCGGGATTTGATCAAGCCGGTGCGGAAAAGGGTGCGGCCGTGAAAGGTCTGGTCATAATTTTTCGGCTTCCAGGTAAAATCATGCCGGGTATCCTTGAATACGATGGGCGAGTCAAAAATAACCGTGGCCGGGGTATACCCCTTATCAAGGGCGGCGGCATAGATAATCGGCTTAAATGCGGAGCCGGGCTGCCGGCGGGATTGAATCGCCCGGTTAAACTGGCTGTCTGAAAAATCCCGGCCGCCGATCATGGTTTTGACATGACCAGTCCCAGTTTCAATACACATAAGGGCCGCCTGAACCTTGGGCGTCTGGGACAGGGCAAGCTGCCAAAGCCCGTTTTCCGATGGTTTCTCTTTAATCCGCACCTGGATCACATCACCCACCGATAATACACTGCCCGGATTTTTAACCCGGTCCTGGGTATATAATGTGTCCGTATCCGGCGGTCTGGCCCATCGCATATCCGCCAGGGCGATAACCCCCCGTTCATTACCCATGCGCACGGTTACGGTGTCTGCCGCATCGTCGACCTCGATAACCACCCCTTTTACGCGATCTCCCGGTTTCAGGGGATTCTCCGCTATTTCAGCCTGAAGATCTTTGGAAAAGGATTCAAAGGCTTCAGGGGATAACTCCTTGATCGGCCCGCGAAACCCCTGGCGCTTGTCCAGGGCATACAAGGCTTTTTGTACCGAATCTCTGGCCATCTCCTGCATTTTCTCATCCACCGCTGTATAGACTTTCAACCCATCGGTATAGACTTTTTTCTTGCCGTATTTTTCAACCAGGGTCTGGCGGATGTGCTCGGTATAATAGGGCACATTCTCCATATACCAGTTTTTCCGGCCCTTGATGTCATGTTCCCTATCAATGGCCTGATCCGCAGCGGTCCGGGATACCATGCCCTCCTGCACCATCCGGTTTAGCACATAGATCTGGCGCTGCTTGGCAAGCTCCGGGTGCCGGTAAGGGGAATACCGGCTGGGCGCCTGGGGGAGACCGGCGAGCATGGCGCATTCTGCAAGATATAGATTATCCGCGGATTTGCCGAAATAGTTTTGCGCGGCCGCCTCAATGCCATAGGCGCCATGGCCTAGATATATCTGATTGAGGTATAAAAAAAGGATCTGTTTTTTGGAAAAACGCTTATCAATGCGGTAGGCCAGAATGGCCTCCTTGATTTTTCGCGAATAACTTCGCTCGGGGGTTAAAAAGAAAGATTTGGCGACCTGCTGGGTGATGGTGCTGCCGCCCTGAACAATCCGGCCGGCCTCGAGATTTTTAAAAAACGCCCGGATGATACTGTGGAGATCAATGCCCTCGTGTTCGTAAAATCTGGCATCCTCAGCTGCGACAAACGCATTGAGCAAATCCTCAGGCATCTCTTCCAATGCAATAACAATGCGGCGCTGATTATAAAATTCAGCGATTTTTTTATTGTTTTGGGAATAAACCGTGGTGATGACCGGCGGCTGATAGTCATTCAAATTGACAATTTTGGGCAGATCCGCCGCAAAATAGACATATAATCCCCCTATTCCGGCCGCAGCCATCATTATCCCGATGATCAGCAGGATGCCGATCCATTTAAAAAACCTTCGCATAAAACCTGTTAACTCCTGAACGATGCCATGAAAAGCCGGTTTTTAGCAAACCCGCCGGTTTTTATCAAGCCGGAGTTATCCGGCGCTAAGCTTTATATTGTAAATTATCGAACATTGACGGCAGGGGGCTATTCAAGATATAGTTTTAAATTATTCTTGGCAATTATCCGAATGACGGCGCTTTTGCGAAATCAACCGGTATACGCCAAACATGCGGTAAATAAACCCCACGAGCAGGACCAGGCTGATTAAAATCATCAGATTGGAGGCAAAAAAGGAGAGGATGAAATCAAACGGATCATTTAAGCGGTAGGCAAATATCAATACCTGAATGCCCAAAATCATGAAAAATACGGCTAAAATAATTAACACCACCTGCCAGAACCACCATAAGTATCTGAAATATATTTTTTTTAAAAAATCAATCATCGCCGGGCGACCACGGATTTCCTTGTTTGGTTTTAAATAAATTTGTGTTGATATTTTGTCGACAACTTAATAGTTTTGAACAGCTCTTACCCCGGTTCTTTAAAACCGGTTCAGTTATTGAATCGATTTCATCAATTTTATGAACAAGCCGGCACAATAAAATTAAAAATATTTATAGTCTATTATACCGTTTTTAAATATTTCAACAACCATATATAATAATAATAAATTTAACAAAGATTAATTATTATCAGGATTATTGTATGAAAATGATCTTACCCAAATCCGGCCTGCTGGATGTATTAACTAAAGTCCAGGGCGTAACCGGCCGGAAAACGAGTCTGGCGATTACGGAAAATGTATTGATTCAAACGGCAGACGAAGAGGTTATCATTGCGGCCACGGACCTGGAGACCGGATTTGAGGGAACATATCCCGCAACTGTGGAATCTGAGGGCGTAATGGCGATTAATGCCCGAAAGCTCTATGATATCGTCAAAATGTTTCCGGCGGATCAGATTCACATTGAAGAACTGGAAAACCGATGGATTGCTATTACCTCCGATACGGTGGAGTATCACCTGGTCGCCATGAACCCGGAGGACTTTCCGGATATTCCAAAAGCAGAGGGGGTTGAGTTTTTTGAAATGGAGGCCGGCGCCCTTAAGGCGATGATTGAAAAATCCATTGCCATCGGCGTTGCCGGGGATGAGAAACGGGCGCACATGATCGGGGTGAGCTTTGAAAAAA encodes the following:
- a CDS encoding PBP1A family penicillin-binding protein gives rise to the protein MRRFFKWIGILLIIGIMMAAAGIGGLYVYFAADLPKIVNLNDYQPPVITTVYSQNNKKIAEFYNQRRIVIALEEMPEDLLNAFVAAEDARFYEHEGIDLHSIIRAFFKNLEAGRIVQGGSTITQQVAKSFFLTPERSYSRKIKEAILAYRIDKRFSKKQILFLYLNQIYLGHGAYGIEAAAQNYFGKSADNLYLAECAMLAGLPQAPSRYSPYRHPELAKQRQIYVLNRMVQEGMVSRTAADQAIDREHDIKGRKNWYMENVPYYTEHIRQTLVEKYGKKKVYTDGLKVYTAVDEKMQEMARDSVQKALYALDKRQGFRGPIKELSPEAFESFSKDLQAEIAENPLKPGDRVKGVVIEVDDAADTVTVRMGNERGVIALADMRWARPPDTDTLYTQDRVKNPGSVLSVGDVIQVRIKEKPSENGLWQLALSQTPKVQAALMCIETGTGHVKTMIGGRDFSDSQFNRAIQSRRQPGSAFKPIIYAAALDKGYTPATVIFDSPIVFKDTRHDFTWKPKNYDQTFHGRTLFRTGLIKSRNIITVKILRDIGIDYTIEYARKLGIKSHLSRDLSLALGSSGISLLEIGRAYSVFANQGSMIEPQFITRIEDRQGNVIYEPDQAPEQVIEKSTAYIITHLLKEVVEHGTGWRVRALERPVAGKTGTTNNLYDAWFVGYTPRYVTAVWVGFDEEAPLGRKETGSRAASPIWLDFMKQALADKPEKIFPVPDSVVFSKIDLKTGLLPIPESRHTAYECFKEGTAPKQKTQAPDAVDSEEFYKKGLN
- the rnc gene encoding ribonuclease III, with the protein product MENDRLKDLEARLGYTFSDKAHLQTALRHSSFVNEHPEAGLADNERYEFLGDAVLNMIISHLLMERYPRLSEGDLSRTRSYLVNEIQLSEIAKKIDLGGEIELGKGEIQTKGQKKRSILADAFEALTAAVYLDSGFDRTFQMIANLFDPLLDQIEMPEQFRDFKSRLQEMVQTKLKETPVYFVIEESGPDHDKTFKVELSIGATRTQGTGKSKKSAEQAAARKALDRLEAKE
- a CDS encoding acetate--CoA ligase family protein, which produces MDATNKDTQPVQSERRTVLSEYDAKAFLAGYGVPVVSEKKAADIPEAVAAAREIGFPVVLKGLGPELLHKTENQLVHLNLESEASVEAAAKAVYKSAGDRLAAYLIQPQISGKREFVAGLFNDAQYGPVVMFGLGGIFTEVLSDVTFRLAPISQADAAEMITELRASSMLGAVRGEAPVNRDRLIQTLTGLSRLAEENPDIREVDINPLLIDPDGSPVAVDALVIKGGGQSAKQFPPPVDPRHVGGLFYPRSVAFVGASSQIGKWGYNLLTNTISGGFEGDIYLVNPKGGTIAGRPVYPSIEDIPGPVDVGVVTIPAAKVKGLIPQFKEKGIRNMLLIASGFSETGAEGAQQEQELVDAARAAGIHIIGPNTMGISNPHINFYCTGSHVRPKPGATSVVAQSGNMGQQLLAFAELQGIGIRGFCGSGNEAMITIEDYLDAFEVDELTETVMLYIESVKNGRRFFESARRVGRKKPIVLLKGGQTKAGIKAAASHTGALASNNRVFNAVCRQAGIVKVEKPMDLLDLSAAFSSLPLPAGSRVAIMTLGGGWGVVAADLCEAYGLTVPELDPNIIEAVNQILPPYWSRSNPIDLVGENDPSIPITVLEALMKWDGCDAVINLGIMGRRHMVSRLADSVRQADPACPADFLEKINRSHAEFEDQYIAHIVSLMEQHPKPVLGVSMVKDETDRTVYTLEDRKYKGLFFPAPEQAVKSLAKMYEYQRFCQREDRRCQ
- a CDS encoding radical SAM protein produces the protein MSKPFIIPIFLPHAGCPHRCVFCNQTAITGNNEPFPSAEGLRGEIDRLMPYKGKNRGKTEISFFGGNFLGLPPEKIRMCLDVAAAYADSQMIDSIRCSTRPDTITPETLKQIAPFPVRTIEIGVQSMAENVLALSRRGHDAAAVRQAMALLKQAGYQTGIQVMIGLPGDNAVAAALTAREIVEMAPDFVRIYPTLVIKGSPLARWYREKRYTPLSLAACVARLKQLYHLFTKNQIKVIRMGLQATEGLSADNVIAGPYHPALGHMVLSTIMLDQATHQLQHISLPRHHINLRIHPKSISRMQGLNKQNLTVLKDAFDLTRICLLPDPEMPELSVIAE